The following nucleotide sequence is from Pseudomonas sp. S09G 359.
GGCCGATGATCATGTAGATCAGGATGATCGAGGTACCGGACAGCGCGATGATCTTGCCGGAGCCCATGAACAGGCCGGTGCCGATCGCACCGCCCATGGCCATCAGCTGAATATGGCGGTTGCTCAGGGTGCGTTGCAACGCAGGCTTTTCACAAAGCCCGGGCGTGGTTGTTTTCATCACAAAACCTCTTGTTATGTTTTTGAGTTTTGGCAGAAAAAAGGGATTGAGCGTTGCTTGTTATTAGGCGGTCTTGCTTTCGAAGCCGTGCAGCACGTTGACGGCATTGATGCCGATTTCATCGACCATGTAGCCGCCTTCCATCACGAACAAGGTCGGCACGCCGACGCTGGCGATGATCTCGCCCATGCCGAGGAAGTCCTGGCTGTCGAGCAGGAAGTGGCTGATGGGGTCGTCCTTGAAGGTGTCCACGCCCAGGGAGATCACCAGCACTTCGGGCGCGAAGGCACGCAGTTTCTGGCAGGCGTCGATCAATGCGCTCTGGTAGTGAGCCCAAGTGGTGTTTTTGGGCAGCGGGTAATTCAGGTTGAAGCCCTCCCCGGCACCCGCGCCACGCTCGCTGCTGAATCCGGAAAAATATGGGTAGGAAACGGCCGGCTCGCCGTGCAGGGAGATGAACAGCACATCTGGACGGTCGTAGAAAATGTTCTGCGTACCGTTGCCATGGTGAAAGTCCACATCCAGCACCGCCACACGCTTGGCGCCTTGGGTAATGGCCTGTTGCGCGGCAATCGCGGCATTGTTGAGGTAGCAGTAACCGCCCATGTATTCGCGGGCCGCATGGTGCCCCGGTGGGCGGCACAGGGCGAAGGCGCTGGTGTGGCCTTCATCGATCAGCGCCAGGCCGGTAAGCGCGATATCTGCGCTGGTTTTCACCGCGTTCCAGGTGGTGGCGGTGATCGGCGAACCGGCGTCCATGGCAAAGAAGCCCAGCTTGCCGTCGATAAACGCAGGTACCTGATCGTTGGCCAGGTCACGCACCGGCCACACCAGCGGCAGCGCGTCATGGCTGCGGCCGAGGGTGGTCCACTCGGCCCATGCGCTTTCGAGGAAGGCGATGTAGCGCTCGCTGTGAGCATTGACGTAACAGGCACGCTCAAAGCTGCGCGGCACGATGATGTCGCCCAGCCCAACGTGCTGCACGCGGTCACGTACGGTGTCGGCGCGGCTGGGTTGTTCGAACGACGGCTTGAGCACGCCATCCTTCAGTTCGGTGCCATGGTGCAAACGGTGGTCATCACTAAAAACAGTCAGCATTTGAATACATCCGCCAGTAAAAGACAGGTCTATTTTGTTCTGGCAGTGCGGGGTGTTCTTTGCTTTTACTTACGAGGCTGTTAGGTTTATCGGGTGTTTTTACCCTTGTGATAGCCAGATATGAAAAATAAAACCAAACAGGTCGTTCTTGACGACACCGATCTCGCCATCCTCGCCCTGCTTCAGGAAGACGCGAGTATTTCCAATGCCCAACTGAGCGAACGCCTGTCCCTGAGCCTCACGCCCTGCTGGCGCCGACGCAAACGCCTGGAGGAAGAAGGCGTGATCAAGGACTACCAGGCCAACCTCGACCGCAAGATGCTCGGCCTGGACATCATGGCGTTTGTGCACGTGCGCTTCGCCATCCACACCGACCACGCGCCCGATGCCTTCGAGGCCGTAATCAAGGAACTGCCGGAGGTGCTGTCGTGCCACAAGATCACCGGCGACGCGGATTACCTGTTGCAGGTACTGGCCGAGGACCTGGACAGCTACAGCGAGTTCGTCGAAAGCGTGTTGCGCCGGCAGTTGGGCAT
It contains:
- a CDS encoding histone deacetylase family protein; amino-acid sequence: MLTVFSDDHRLHHGTELKDGVLKPSFEQPSRADTVRDRVQHVGLGDIIVPRSFERACYVNAHSERYIAFLESAWAEWTTLGRSHDALPLVWPVRDLANDQVPAFIDGKLGFFAMDAGSPITATTWNAVKTSADIALTGLALIDEGHTSAFALCRPPGHHAAREYMGGYCYLNNAAIAAQQAITQGAKRVAVLDVDFHHGNGTQNIFYDRPDVLFISLHGEPAVSYPYFSGFSSERGAGAGEGFNLNYPLPKNTTWAHYQSALIDACQKLRAFAPEVLVISLGVDTFKDDPISHFLLDSQDFLGMGEIIASVGVPTLFVMEGGYMVDEIGINAVNVLHGFESKTA
- a CDS encoding Lrp/AsnC family transcriptional regulator — protein: MKNKTKQVVLDDTDLAILALLQEDASISNAQLSERLSLSLTPCWRRRKRLEEEGVIKDYQANLDRKMLGLDIMAFVHVRFAIHTDHAPDAFEAVIKELPEVLSCHKITGDADYLLQVLAEDLDSYSEFVESVLRRQLGIASIQSSLALREVKATSRVAIAKRQA